A window from Festucalex cinctus isolate MCC-2025b chromosome 12, RoL_Fcin_1.0, whole genome shotgun sequence encodes these proteins:
- the cimip5 gene encoding ciliary microtubule inner protein 5, with translation MDFDNVGRASSAGYRLPERAKGSGPITKQAPAAESLPRRKDTIASSTRLADATDPVKQDQAWKEIVWSERRAVLEWDKNWSFLRNYDRLGELKTEENFPDKSSFFSNCSPNTSNQIFGSRLSTPLGRELMRLDRLLSWSGSGRHHKRKLER, from the exons ATGGATTTCGACAACGTTGGACGCGCGTCATCCGCTGGCTACCGACTACCGGAACGAGCGAAAGGAAGCGGGCCGATAACCAAGCAAGCACCTGCGGCCGAAAGTCTGCCGAGGAGAAAAGACACGATCGCGTCCTCGACGCGGCTTGCAGACGCGACTGATCCCGTCAAACAAGACCAAGCGTGGAAAGAAATTGTGTGGAGTGAAAGGAGAGCGGTGCTGGAATG GGATAAGAATTGGAGTTTCCTGCGGAATTACGATCGCTTG GGAGAGCTGAAGACAGAAGAGAATTTCCCTGACAAGTCATCGTTCTTCTCAAATTGTTCCCCCAACACATCGAACCAAATATTTGGAAGCCGCTTGTCAACGCCGCTGGGACGCGAACTGATGAGACTAGACAGACTTTTATCCTGGTCTGGAAGTGGACGCCATCACAAACGCAAACTTGAGAGATGA
- the slc66a3 gene encoding solute carrier family 66 member 3: MQSDTLLHVANMSTLLACLVLKFPQIFVLLRAKSTTGISLNSLVLELVGYIVFVTYQMYYDYPPPTYLEYPILIAQDIVLLLLILLYGGRLQDSLMYSIVFVVGWRLLTVEKWIVDFAMSLCTFISAASKFAQLQCLWRSKDAGQVSAPTWALATYTCAARIYTTIATTGDIQVLVRFVAMTLLNLWVLLSVLHYQRRRCSSKDD; encoded by the exons ATGCAATCCGACACTTTGTTACACGTCGCCAATATGTCTACATTGCTGGCGTGTTTGGTGCTGAAGTTCCCGCAGATCTTCGTCCTGTTGCGAGCGAAATCCACAACTGGAATCAGCCTCAACAGTCTCGTGCTGGAACTTGTCGG GTACATTGTGTTTGTTACATACCAGATGTATTATGACTACCCACCTCCAACTTACCTGGAATATCCCATTCTCATTGCTCAAG ATATCGTTCTTCTGCTCTTGATTCTTCTGTACGGCGGCCGACTTCAGGACAGCCTCATGTACAGTATCGT CTTTGTCGTGGGATGGCGACTCCTCACGGTGGAAAAATGGATCGTCGATTTTGCTATG agccTGTGCACGTTCATTAGTGCAGCCAGTAAGTTTGCCCAACTGCAATGCCTGTGGAGGTCAAAAGATGCTGGACAGGTGAGCGCCCCCACGTGGGCGCTGGCCACCTACACATGTGCAG CTCGGATTTACACCACCATAGCGACAACTGGAGACATACAAG TTTTGGTGCGCTTCGTCGCCATGACCTTGCTGAACCTTTGGGTGCTTCTCAGCGTCCTCCATTACCAAAGACGCAGATGCAGCTCCAAAGACGACTGA